In Vibrio lentus, the genomic stretch ATGTTAGCCAGAATATTGTATGCACCGCGAGCAAAGGGGTGACTCCCCCCTTCACTGCCTTATTGCCGCGCCAAACACTTCATCTCAAAAATGAGACAGATTGTGATACCGAGCTAATTACCTCAAAAATTTAGCAATTTCTTTAGTTATTGTTTTTGCAGTTAAAAAATTAGTCGCTACAATCATTAATGAAGCGACTATATGATAAAGAATGTATAGCGCATCTTTTGATGATAATTAAGCAAGGAGTTCTTATGAATAAGACGTTAATCGCAGCTGCAGCCTCAGTATTTATTTTAGCTGGTTGTTCTTCAGAGCCTGAAGAAGCAGCGGTATCAGAAATGGACCAACTAACTAACCAAGTTGCTGAGCTAACCAGCGAAGTAGAAGCACTTAAGAGTGACAAAGCTGCTGCTGAAATGAAAGCTCAAGAAGCATCCGCTGCGGCTATGGCAGCAAAAGAAGAAGCGGATCGTGCTAACGACCGTATCGATAACATTGCTGAGTCTTACACTAAGTAATTGAGATAGAAGCTCAATTAAGCTGTAGATTTCAAAAGACGTATATACATGCAGTAAATTGACAACACCACCTCTTTCGAGGTGGTGTTTTTTATTTAGGGAGAAGAGAAAGAAAGCTTTAAGGCTTTATTCACAACCTATCAAATTAGAACTCAATCACAGGCGATGCGATTTCAACAGGCACACCATTTTGAGCAAAGATAACTGCTTTTGCCTTTGAGTTAGGAAGGTCTGCATCTTCAAGCCACCATTTCAATTCAACAGGGATTTGCAGTAATTTCTTAGAGCCGTCACTTCGCGTCAATGGTTCGTGCGCTTCAACAAACACGCTTCTATCAGGCTCTAAAGACACTTTAATAGGCTCATCGATTATCGTGACTTGTTCACCACGACTAACCTGTTCAAAAAGCCACTCAATATCTTTAGGTTCCATACGAATACACCCGGAGCTGACTCGCAAACCAATCCCAAAGTCTTTATTGGTGCCGTGTATCAGGTAATCACCGGCACCATAAGCAAGTCGCAATGCATACTCACCCAAAGGGTTTTCAGGCCCAGCAGGAACCACTCTTGGTAACTCTATGCCTTTCTCTAAGTACTCTTTGCGGATTGAGTTTGGAGGAGTCCAAGTCGGGTTTGGACGTTTTTGGCTTATCTTTGTGATCATCTCAGGAGTATCACGCCCTACTCGACCAATACCGACAGGGAAGACATGCACCTGATTTTTCTCAGGCTCAAAGTAGTACAACCTCAACTCAGCAAGGTTAATCACAATGCCTTTTCTCGGAGTATCCGGCAGAATTAAACGGCTAGGAATGCTTAACACATAGCCTTCAGCAGGAAGAAAAGGATCGACCCCTTTGTTTGCCGCCATCAAAGAGAGAAAGCCAATATCATATTGCTTTGCAATAATAGCCAACGTTTCACCCGCCGCAACTTCATGTTGCTGGATTCTACCCACGATACGACTTTCTTTTGGCGGCAACTCAAAAGTTGCAGCAGACACCCACGACGAAGTCATCGCGCCGGCAAGCAGAGTTGTTACCAGAGGGAACAAAGTCGTTCTCACAGTAAGCAAGGCGATCTTGCGCAGTTTTGTTTTCATAACGAGCAAAGGCATCAAGTTAGCGCAATACGACATACAATTCCTTGGTTTGTCTTTTATCAAAGTTTAGATTATCGCTGATCAAACGTCTCTACAATGTATTGTTGTCTCTAAACTAATATGCAATAGGTTTATATCTAGAGATTTGTCTGTAGTTAGCTTGCAAATTACCCATACAAAATCGATTGCCTTTAAGCTTTCAACATATTTGGTTATCAATATTAATAAAACTATAATGTTGGATCCATTTTGTGACTAAAGTCTCATGGAGCCTCGTTTTAACTCGCTAATATTGCCTCAACAAAACGAATTCAATTCAACAGAATCGGTAATTGATTAAATCCTGTTCCTATAATTACCGTTTAAACTTTGGAGAACGACCATGGCTACACCTCATATTAATGCTCAAGCTGGTGATTTCGCAGAAACAGTACTTATGCCGGGCGACCCGCTTCGCGCAAAATACATTGCTGAAACATTCCTTGATGACGTGAAGCAAGTTTGTGACGTTCGCAACATGTTTGGTTACACAGGCACTTACAAAGGTAAGAAAGTTTCTGTAATGGGCCACGGTATGGGTATCCCATCATGCTGCATCTACGTACACGAACTTATCGCTGAGTACGGTGTAAAAAACGTTATTCGTGTAGGTAGCTGTGGTGCAGTACGTGACGACGTTAAACTGATGGACGTTGTTATCGGTATGGGTGCTTCTACTGACTCAAAAGTGAACCGTATTCGTTTCAACAACCATGATTTCGCTGCTATCGCTGATTTCGGTCTTCTAGAAGAAGCTGTTAACCAAGCACGTGCACAAGAAGTTCCAGTTAAAGTTGGTAATGTATTCTCTGCAGACCTTTTCTACACTCCAGAAGCTGACCTTTTCGAAAAAATGGAAAAGCTAGGCATCCTTGGTGTTGATATGGAAGCAGCTGGTATCTACGGTGTTGCTGCGGATCTTGGTGCTAAAGCCCTAACTATCCTAACAGTTTCTGACCACATCATCCGTGGCGAGAAACTAAGCTCAGAAGACCGTCAAAAATCTTTCAACGACATGATGAAAGTTGCTCTAGAGACTGCAATCAACATCTAACAGTTTGATAAAAGATACATTGAAAAGCGTTACCTCGCAGCCGAGTTCACTTGGCTGCTCAAATAATCCCGAGGGGGAGATCGTGTCTAACGACAAGCTGCCAAAAGATGCGGATGGTTTGCAACTCAACTTTTGTAAAACATTGGCGTGTGACAACTTTGGCTTGAGCGATGCAAAACGGTATGTTTTGCAACACGCGAACCCTAAGCGTCCAGCGATGGTTTGTCGTGAATGTGGAGCTTTCCCCCCCTTACTTAACAATCGTGAAGTGTTAAGCGAACTTCATCGCCTGCGACAACTTCACAGCGATGGCCTTCCTGCTTGCCGCAATGATGATTGCGATAACTTTGGCCTATCGGTTCATACCCACAAACATCTTTACCATGCCTTCGGTTACAGCGGTGACAGGCAACGTTATCGATGCAAAGACTGCCAATCGACCTTCGTTGATAAGTGGTCTGGATCCAATAAAAAACTTCATTTTCAAGAGAACCTCATGGGCTTATTGTTCATGGGTTATTCCGTACGTGAAATCTGCAGAAAATTAGAGATCAACCCAAAGACTTTCTATGACCATGTTGACCATATCGCCAGCCGATGCCGTCGCAAATTAGCGATGATCGACGCTCGATGGGTTAATCATGCTAAGGACTATCAATTCGCTTCCCATTATCAGCGCTTACAACCACAAAGTAACAACGGTGTGGTCTGGATAGCGACAGGCGAAGCGCATTCTGGATATATCCTTTGCCAACACGTAAATTACTCACAAAATGAAGAGCCATCAGGGAATGTAGATCACAACCCTTATGATGATGTCGCGCGCTTTGTATCCAAAGAGCACTCTTCAGAGGCAAACCTTGAGCTTCCTCAACCGTCAGACAAACTAAAAGAGCGTATTGAACAGCAATACCAAGTGATTCTGGCGAGAGGTAACGTTGAAGATCCTATGGGTAACCTCACAACGTTTAGCTACCCGTCTAAAGGGGCACTCATTCGACCGCCTTACACTTCTTACGCACACTTCTTACATGTTTTGGATATGTGTGATGAGAATAAGCATGTCGCTATTTATATGCCACAAGATCCATTACTAAGATCTGCCGCCCTAAGCGTTTGCTTGCCGCGCATACAGAGTCAAAATATTGACCTTATGTATGTAGAGGAAGATCCTAGCTGGCAAGACGATCAAAGTTTTGAAAAGATCGACATTGTGCACATGAGTTGGTGGCGCGATCGCTGGGCTATCGCAAACCAAGGCGATCAACAAAAAGGCATTTGTTATCTAACGGGTAACAATCCAGAACCAAAACAGTGGTTTAACACTGCATCTATTCAACAGACTAAATTCTATCAACAACGCTTCCAAGTTCTGTTTGATAGCTTCATTAATGAACCAAGACGTAAACTTCGTCCTGGCGGCATTCTTCCGTTACTCGACATATTCAGGGCTTGGCACAATCTGTGCTACCAAGATAAGCAAGGGCTAACTGCAGCACAGCGTTTAGGTGTAACTGAGCAGCCATTAACCCTAAAGCAACTACTTTCATAGATACCTATAAACCAGACATTTACTTGGGAACTCATTGATTTAAAAGCAACAACATGAGGTAACACCCATAAATGGAAAAGATACATGTTCCTAACATGCTCTACGAAAGATAATTAGTGCTTATCCTAAATCACACTCTTATAATGATTGTGTTATCAATATGTTCGATAATTATGGACCTAAGCCTTGGACAAAAATCAGTATCTTCTTGAAACAGAACTAGAACAACTCAAAACTCGTGTCGACTCTGAACCGTTGGTGATCCTTGAGATTGCACAACAGTGCCTCGTCAGATCTGAGCAAGTTCTGTTTGAAGAGGGAGCGATCCAGTCACTGATGTTAATGGCAAAGTGCAGCTGGAACCTGATGGATTATCAGACTGGTTTAAAGCACATCAAAGAAGCTTACAAGCGGCAGAACCGCTTAGACACCGACGTTTTCCTTCCTGAAATCCTTCACCTACACGCGCTCCAATTCTGGGGGCAAGCCAAATATTATTCAGCTCAACAGTTTTGGATCAATGCCTTAGAGCAATCTGCGCTGGTTGATGAAGTTGAGATACAAATTGAGAGCTTGATTGGCCTCGGCAACATTTGGCGAATGACCCACGAGTACAAATTAGCACGCTCTACCCACCAGCTCGCTGTAAAAGTGGCGAATATTAGCCGCATAGGCTGGCTAGAGGGCAAAGCGAGGATACTACTCGCTTGGGATTACTACCTACTCAACAATTACGTTGAGATGTTATCGGTGCTAGATGGGGCAGAAGAAGCACTTAGAGAACACAAAGATAATACGTGGCACGCAGAAGTGTGGGACTTCAGAGGCCTTGCTTTACTTGGCTTAGAGCGTTTAGATGATGCAGAAAAAGCCACCGCAAAAGCGCACAGCCTTGCAGTAGAACACAACCTAATTTGGATGAAGGCGCACTCTTATATCAGCCGAGCTCGATTAGAACTTTTGCGAAAAAGACCTGAACACGCCGCTGAATTACTCAAATTAGCTGAACAATCTGCAAACGAGTTCGACAACGGTGAATTACTGAGCCAAATCTGCTATCAACAATCTTTGGTTGCAGAAGAAAACCAAGATTTTAAAGCCGCGTTAATCGCATTCAAGAAATACCGTCAATATTCTATCGGTATGCTTCGCGAACAAACTACACGAGTTGGCCTAGATAAAGCGCGCAGCTCCAAACGCCAACTTGAACAAAGAGCTCGAAAGCTTATAAACCGCATTCGTGGTCAACATGAATACGATCCAGAAAAGCACTTTTCTTTTGTTGTCTCTGAGACGTTTTGGTGGGAACAACTGGTTCTCTTCAAAACAGAGCTCAAACGTTCGAATCACAGCATCATCATGTTTCAGCATGTCGACCCCGACTACTTAGATGTCTGTACCGAAATCGCTCATACCCTATGTAATCAAAACGATTTCATTTCAAGGCTAAGCTCAGAGCGTGTGGCTCTTATGCTTTCCGAAAAAGGCGATGCGGCAGAACAAACCTTCAAAACGCTGACTACCATGCTCGATATCTACCCTTGGCACCGAAAAGGATTAAAAGGTTCAAACCCTACCGTCAGCCTCAATGACATTTTGACGTTCCCGTTCACTCTTGAACAGCTAGAAGAAGATGATGCCGAGGTAAGAGATTGATGGAAACGCTATTAAGTAAAATCACAGATGCTGGCTTAGATCCATCATCGGTATCGGGTGAAGAAGCGATCATATTCTGGGATCATATTCGCCAACACGTATCTACGACCAAAACAGAACAGGCACACTGTTACATCATTAGTTCGGAATACCGTGCTGAGCTGCAACAAAATCAAGCCAGCATTGATGAGCTCAGGTTAGCACTCGACCTACTCGATTTGCCTAACGACATAGAAGACATTCTTACCGTCAAAACCAGCCTAAGTGATCGTCTTGTCGAAATTGGGGATTACACTTCAGCACTGAATGAATTTGTCAGTTCATCTTCAATCGCTGTTGAACACGGCCACATCGATGAGTACGTGTTAGCTATTTTAGGCATGGGTAACCTGTGCGATGCCTATGGAGATCACAGCCGAGCACTACGCTACTATCAAAAGATCAATAGCATTGATCATGCAATAAGCAGTCGTTCACTTCGCCTTAAGTTCAAGCTGCATATGGTCGCGAGCCTTCTTCTGCTCAACCGAATTACTGCCGCTAGTGATCTGCTCAATGAATGCGAAGAACTGAGTATTCTGGTCAGTGACAAACTGCTGACCGCCCAAATCCTGCTTTATCAAGCGAAAGTGCTTCGAGCAAAGAAAAAATACCATGAGGCACTGCGCTGCTTATCCAAGGTTCACTACTCTGCCAATAATACCCAAGCTAGCTGGCTTTCAACCATGACTCGACTTGAGTTAGCACATTGCTTGAATGCAACGGGTAAGCAAGAGTACGCAAGCATGATCTTGCTGAGTACAGACAAGCGTGTGAAGGACTACTCTTCACCTGTTTTAGCAAAACGATTCTACGACTCGCTAAGCGATGTGTGCATGAATCAAGGCCGTTTCCATGAAGCGCTAAGCTATGAGAAAAAAGGCTATCGAATTGAAACGGATCTCATGAAGCAGATCCCAATCAGTGAACTTGGATCTAACCAATTGCGCCGCCTATCTCGCTTCGAATTACAGCTAAAACTCATTCTCTCTGAGCAAGAAAACAGAGAGCTGAAAGAAACAACAGAGCAGCATAAAAACGCGGTGGCGCAACTCCAACAAGATGTATTTACCGACCCTTTGACTGGCTTACACAACCGCCGCTGGTTGGATGTAAAACTTAAGGACATGCTGCTACACGAAACACCTTTTGCATTAATGGTTGTCGATATTGACCACTTTAAGTCGATCAATGATGAGCTTAGTCATTTGGTGGGTGATAAAGCGATTGTCAGCGTCTCTCAAGAGCTGCGTGCTTACTTCAAGTTTAGAGGGGCATCTTGCGTTCGATTTGGCGGAGAAGAGTTCTTGGTTATCCTTGAGAACACCAACCTTGCCAAAGCAGAGATGCACTCAGAAAATTACCGCGAGCGAATCTTCCAATTTGGTTGGCATGAGATACTGGGTGAACGCGGTTTAACCGTTAGTATTGGTATCACGTTGCATCGTGAAGGAGAGAATACTCAACGTACTTTCTATCGTGCAGATAAAGCGCTATACCGAGCTAAAGCCAACGGCCGAAACCAAGTGTGCACTGAATAGTACAAATGACAGGAATGAGCGTGCAGAATCATTCGTATTCTGCCTCCCCCCTCTCAATAATCAGTCGCTCTGAATAGAGCAACTGATACTCACAAAACAGAACTATTGATAGAAGAACAGAGAAATCCCACCCAAGGCGACAAGCGTCCCTATTACGCTTTGTTTTGAAACCTTCTCTCCTTTGAGCGCATAAATCACCAAGATAAAGACTGGACTGGTCGCTATCAATGTTTGAGCAATCGCAGGGTTGGCATTTTTCAACGCAACCTGCTGAAGCCACAACGCGAGAAACGTTCCGAAAAATATCGCCCCTAACAGCCAAAGC encodes the following:
- a CDS encoding Lpp/OprI family alanine-zipper lipoprotein — protein: MNKTLIAAAASVFILAGCSSEPEEAAVSEMDQLTNQVAELTSEVEALKSDKAAAEMKAQEASAAAMAAKEEADRANDRIDNIAESYTK
- a CDS encoding IS1 family transposase; the encoded protein is MSNDKLPKDADGLQLNFCKTLACDNFGLSDAKRYVLQHANPKRPAMVCRECGAFPPLLNNREVLSELHRLRQLHSDGLPACRNDDCDNFGLSVHTHKHLYHAFGYSGDRQRYRCKDCQSTFVDKWSGSNKKLHFQENLMGLLFMGYSVREICRKLEINPKTFYDHVDHIASRCRRKLAMIDARWVNHAKDYQFASHYQRLQPQSNNGVVWIATGEAHSGYILCQHVNYSQNEEPSGNVDHNPYDDVARFVSKEHSSEANLELPQPSDKLKERIEQQYQVILARGNVEDPMGNLTTFSYPSKGALIRPPYTSYAHFLHVLDMCDENKHVAIYMPQDPLLRSAALSVCLPRIQSQNIDLMYVEEDPSWQDDQSFEKIDIVHMSWWRDRWAIANQGDQQKGICYLTGNNPEPKQWFNTASIQQTKFYQQRFQVLFDSFINEPRRKLRPGGILPLLDIFRAWHNLCYQDKQGLTAAQRLGVTEQPLTLKQLLS
- the deoD gene encoding purine-nucleoside phosphorylase — encoded protein: MATPHINAQAGDFAETVLMPGDPLRAKYIAETFLDDVKQVCDVRNMFGYTGTYKGKKVSVMGHGMGIPSCCIYVHELIAEYGVKNVIRVGSCGAVRDDVKLMDVVIGMGASTDSKVNRIRFNNHDFAAIADFGLLEEAVNQARAQEVPVKVGNVFSADLFYTPEADLFEKMEKLGILGVDMEAAGIYGVAADLGAKALTILTVSDHIIRGEKLSSEDRQKSFNDMMKVALETAINI
- a CDS encoding L,D-transpeptidase family protein, translated to MSYCANLMPLLVMKTKLRKIALLTVRTTLFPLVTTLLAGAMTSSWVSAATFELPPKESRIVGRIQQHEVAAGETLAIIAKQYDIGFLSLMAANKGVDPFLPAEGYVLSIPSRLILPDTPRKGIVINLAELRLYYFEPEKNQVHVFPVGIGRVGRDTPEMITKISQKRPNPTWTPPNSIRKEYLEKGIELPRVVPAGPENPLGEYALRLAYGAGDYLIHGTNKDFGIGLRVSSGCIRMEPKDIEWLFEQVSRGEQVTIIDEPIKVSLEPDRSVFVEAHEPLTRSDGSKKLLQIPVELKWWLEDADLPNSKAKAVIFAQNGVPVEIASPVIEF
- a CDS encoding GGDEF domain-containing protein; this translates as METLLSKITDAGLDPSSVSGEEAIIFWDHIRQHVSTTKTEQAHCYIISSEYRAELQQNQASIDELRLALDLLDLPNDIEDILTVKTSLSDRLVEIGDYTSALNEFVSSSSIAVEHGHIDEYVLAILGMGNLCDAYGDHSRALRYYQKINSIDHAISSRSLRLKFKLHMVASLLLLNRITAASDLLNECEELSILVSDKLLTAQILLYQAKVLRAKKKYHEALRCLSKVHYSANNTQASWLSTMTRLELAHCLNATGKQEYASMILLSTDKRVKDYSSPVLAKRFYDSLSDVCMNQGRFHEALSYEKKGYRIETDLMKQIPISELGSNQLRRLSRFELQLKLILSEQENRELKETTEQHKNAVAQLQQDVFTDPLTGLHNRRWLDVKLKDMLLHETPFALMVVDIDHFKSINDELSHLVGDKAIVSVSQELRAYFKFRGASCVRFGGEEFLVILENTNLAKAEMHSENYRERIFQFGWHEILGERGLTVSIGITLHREGENTQRTFYRADKALYRAKANGRNQVCTE